A single window of Granulicella sibirica DNA harbors:
- the hpf gene encoding ribosome hibernation-promoting factor, HPF/YfiA family, giving the protein MNIEYTGRHTTVTAKQKAQAAAGLTRIGEMIGGACSAHVILTVDKYRQMAEISVLCKGQTLVANCEGTDMEAALHDALAKLEQQWVRHNQKTTTMKRHPKGIGMRDTVLEQVDIAV; this is encoded by the coding sequence ATGAATATCGAGTACACCGGACGGCATACGACAGTAACGGCGAAGCAGAAGGCGCAGGCTGCGGCAGGGCTTACGCGTATCGGGGAGATGATTGGCGGGGCGTGCAGCGCACACGTCATTTTGACGGTGGATAAGTACCGGCAGATGGCCGAGATCTCCGTGCTGTGCAAAGGGCAGACGCTGGTGGCGAACTGCGAAGGGACCGACATGGAAGCGGCCCTGCACGACGCGCTCGCGAAGCTGGAGCAGCAGTGGGTTCGGCACAACCAGAAGACAACTACGATGAAGCGGCATCCCAAGGGAATCGGAATGAGAGACACGGTGTTGGAACAGGTGGACATCGCCGTTTGA
- the rapZ gene encoding RNase adapter RapZ, producing the protein MGVNEQQSTTEPGKELVILTGMSGSGKASALKAFEDLGYYAVDNLPLELMTQFAEIVRESRDIKRAALVIDVREGIRLEEFPANLKKIRTVLATKVLFLEASDDALVRRFSETRRPHPMGRGDTVVQSIEEERKRLDPIRNVADIVLETTKFNVHELRAHINAQFDQEASEQNLTIASMSFGFKNGVPTDADLVFDVRFLPNPHFIEEFRPLTGKDPKVAKYVRSFPQTEEFLEKTTEMLTFLLPFYIKEGKSYLTVAFGCTGGQHRSVMIAEEMQRRLGDAGYRVKVTHRDMPR; encoded by the coding sequence ATGGGTGTGAACGAGCAGCAGAGCACGACTGAGCCGGGCAAAGAACTTGTCATCCTGACGGGAATGTCCGGGTCAGGCAAGGCCTCGGCCTTGAAGGCCTTTGAGGATCTTGGCTATTACGCGGTCGATAACCTCCCGCTTGAGCTGATGACGCAGTTCGCGGAGATCGTCCGGGAGTCGCGCGACATCAAGCGGGCGGCGCTTGTGATCGACGTGCGGGAAGGCATTCGGCTCGAGGAGTTCCCGGCCAATCTCAAGAAGATACGAACCGTCCTCGCAACCAAGGTTCTGTTTCTCGAGGCCAGCGACGACGCGCTTGTGCGGCGTTTCTCTGAGACTCGCAGGCCGCACCCGATGGGGCGTGGCGATACTGTCGTGCAATCCATCGAGGAGGAGCGGAAAAGGCTCGACCCCATCCGCAACGTCGCGGATATTGTTCTAGAGACCACGAAATTCAATGTCCATGAACTCCGCGCACATATCAACGCGCAGTTCGACCAGGAGGCGAGCGAGCAGAACCTTACGATCGCCTCGATGAGCTTCGGCTTCAAGAATGGCGTCCCAACCGACGCGGACCTGGTCTTCGACGTGAGATTCCTGCCGAATCCACACTTCATCGAGGAGTTTCGTCCTCTCACAGGCAAAGACCCGAAGGTGGCGAAGTACGTTCGGAGCTTTCCGCAGACTGAGGAGTTCCTCGAGAAGACGACGGAGATGCTGACGTTCCTGCTGCCGTTCTACATCAAGGAAGGCAAGAGCTACCTCACGGTGGCGTTCGGATGTACGGGAGGCCAGCACCGGTCGGTAATGATCGCGGAAGAGATGCAGCGGCGACTCGGAGATGCGGGATACCGCGTAAAGGTGACGCATCGGGACATGCCACGGTAG
- a CDS encoding ABC transporter ATP-binding protein — MGVRRIWRLLLYMRPYALYSLGSVVLMALVGAMAAFRVLLVKQIFDKVLNPDVPNDAVLVFKTPYLKHPLDLHLLVPSHFHNAWTVMAYALVMSAIVKSISDYAGTYLVNYAGFGMITDLRNDLYNAVLRRSMSFFQKHSTGSLLSTLINDIEKVQTAMSAVLGEFLQQFFTLIFLVGVAIFYGGRLSWVLLLFVPVVISSARRIGRRVRQTTRRGQDKLAEIQNILHETITGNSIVKAFGMEIWEMDRFRRAARRLFRANLKSMSVAAISSPLMDALGSVAIALLLFLGRQEILHQRMTVGSFMSFIIAVFTLYDPVRKFAMFYTSFQQALGASEDIFKFMDAQDEVREKRRAHVLKGFSGRFDFKDVEFGYDVDGEKKLVLRGITLNVQRGEVIALVGPSGAGKSSLVNLIPRFFDASAGSITIDGHDVRDVTLVSLRAQIGKVTQETVLFNDTVRNNIAYGQPDVPLSKVEEAAKMALAHDFILRMPEGYNTMIGEKGVRLSGGERQRLAIARAILKNAPILILDEATSALDTESEQFVQAALANLMQGRTVFVIAHRLSTVRRATRIVVLEAGQITEVGTHEELMVHSGTYRRLHDMQFADNDRVGLEGVA, encoded by the coding sequence ATGGGTGTAAGGCGCATCTGGCGTTTGTTGCTGTATATGCGGCCCTACGCCCTCTACTCACTTGGTTCAGTGGTTCTGATGGCCCTTGTGGGGGCTATGGCAGCCTTCCGGGTTCTGCTGGTGAAGCAGATCTTCGATAAGGTGCTGAATCCGGATGTGCCGAACGACGCTGTGCTGGTCTTCAAGACCCCCTATCTCAAACATCCTCTAGACCTGCACCTGCTGGTGCCGAGCCACTTTCACAACGCCTGGACCGTCATGGCGTATGCGCTCGTGATGTCGGCAATCGTGAAGTCGATATCGGATTACGCAGGCACGTACCTGGTGAACTACGCCGGCTTTGGCATGATCACCGACCTGCGGAACGATCTCTACAACGCCGTGCTGCGGCGCTCCATGAGCTTCTTTCAGAAGCATTCGACGGGCTCCTTGCTGTCGACATTGATCAACGACATCGAGAAAGTCCAGACGGCGATGTCGGCTGTGCTGGGCGAGTTCCTGCAGCAGTTCTTCACGTTGATCTTCCTCGTCGGCGTAGCGATCTTCTACGGCGGACGTCTCTCGTGGGTGCTCCTCCTGTTCGTTCCAGTGGTGATTTCTTCGGCCCGGCGCATCGGCAGGCGGGTACGGCAGACCACGCGTCGCGGACAGGACAAGCTCGCCGAGATCCAGAACATCCTGCACGAGACCATTACGGGCAACAGCATCGTGAAGGCCTTCGGCATGGAGATCTGGGAGATGGATCGCTTTCGTCGTGCGGCGCGAAGACTCTTCCGGGCGAACCTGAAATCAATGAGTGTGGCGGCGATCAGTTCGCCCTTGATGGACGCCCTTGGATCAGTGGCGATCGCGCTTCTGCTTTTCCTCGGACGGCAGGAGATTCTTCATCAGCGGATGACGGTTGGCTCGTTCATGTCGTTCATCATCGCCGTCTTCACGCTCTACGATCCTGTTCGGAAGTTCGCCATGTTCTACACGAGCTTTCAGCAGGCGCTCGGCGCGAGCGAGGACATCTTCAAGTTCATGGATGCGCAGGACGAGGTCCGCGAGAAGCGCCGCGCGCACGTTCTGAAGGGTTTTTCCGGGCGCTTTGACTTCAAGGACGTAGAGTTCGGCTACGACGTCGATGGCGAAAAGAAGCTCGTGCTGCGCGGCATAACGCTCAACGTCCAACGCGGCGAGGTGATCGCGCTTGTGGGTCCGAGCGGAGCGGGTAAAAGTTCGCTGGTGAACCTCATCCCACGCTTCTTCGATGCGAGCGCAGGCTCGATCACCATCGATGGCCATGACGTGCGCGACGTCACGCTTGTGAGCCTGCGTGCGCAGATCGGCAAGGTGACGCAGGAGACCGTGCTCTTCAACGACACCGTGCGGAACAACATCGCATACGGTCAGCCGGACGTTCCGCTCAGCAAGGTAGAAGAAGCCGCGAAGATGGCCCTGGCGCATGACTTCATCCTGCGCATGCCGGAAGGCTACAACACCATGATCGGCGAGAAGGGTGTTCGCCTGAGCGGCGGCGAACGGCAAAGGCTTGCAATCGCCCGGGCGATCCTGAAGAACGCGCCGATCCTTATCCTCGACGAAGCGACCAGCGCGCTCGACACAGAAAGCGAGCAGTTCGTACAGGCGGCTTTGGCGAACCTCATGCAGGGAAGGACGGTGTTCGTGATCGCTCATCGCCTGTCGACTGTTCGGCGTGCAACGAGGATCGTTGTACTGGAAGCGGGGCAGATCACGGAAGTAGGAACGCACGAGGAACTCATGGTTCACTCGGGGACATACCGGCGCCTGCACGATATGCAGTTCGCGGATAACGACCGTGTCGGCCTGGAGGGTGTGGCTTGA
- a CDS encoding YicC/YloC family endoribonuclease, whose translation MSGVLSMTGFATVNGDGFTLTVKSVNHRFLDLQIRVSSGSEELEARLRAIVRGAVTRGHVEVSLDLDRAAGSVQVRRNDFLLAELVKNYREAAEKHGVTGEPDLNGMLRVPGVMTTEVAARVIDAAAIEEAAVTLMERFNEARSLEGASLVAGLRSGMDRLLLFAGEMAALREGVREAHIERLKTRLAELLEGAAASEERVLTEAAMLAERSDVEEEIVRMQTHARRFQAMLDAGGEVGKALDFLLQEMNREANTMVSKMNGAMGERGLRLTDIGLGMKAEIERCKEQVQNLE comes from the coding sequence TTGAGCGGTGTCCTTTCGATGACGGGTTTCGCGACCGTAAACGGAGATGGCTTCACGCTGACGGTGAAGAGCGTCAACCATCGCTTTCTCGATCTGCAGATCCGTGTGTCCTCCGGGTCCGAAGAACTGGAGGCGCGGCTGCGGGCGATCGTGCGCGGCGCGGTGACACGTGGCCACGTTGAGGTGTCGCTCGATCTCGATCGCGCAGCGGGGTCGGTGCAGGTCCGGCGAAATGATTTCCTGCTCGCTGAACTGGTGAAGAACTACCGCGAGGCCGCCGAGAAGCATGGAGTGACCGGTGAGCCTGATCTGAACGGCATGTTGCGTGTGCCGGGCGTAATGACCACGGAAGTCGCGGCGCGCGTGATCGATGCGGCAGCGATCGAAGAAGCTGCAGTTACGCTCATGGAGCGCTTCAACGAAGCGCGAAGCCTTGAAGGAGCGTCCCTGGTGGCTGGCCTGCGAAGCGGGATGGACCGCCTGCTCCTCTTCGCCGGAGAGATGGCCGCCCTCCGCGAGGGTGTGCGGGAAGCACATATCGAACGGCTGAAGACAAGGCTTGCCGAGTTGCTGGAAGGCGCAGCGGCCAGCGAGGAGCGTGTCCTGACCGAGGCCGCGATGCTCGCGGAGCGGAGCGATGTGGAGGAAGAGATCGTCCGCATGCAGACCCATGCCCGGCGCTTCCAGGCGATGCTCGATGCGGGCGGCGAGGTCGGCAAGGCGCTGGACTTCCTGCTGCAGGAGATGAACCGCGAGGCGAACACGATGGTCTCGAAGATGAACGGCGCGATGGGAGAGCGCGGCCTGCGGTTGACCGACATCGGGCTAGGGATGAAGGCGGAGATCGAGCGGTGCAAGGAGCAGGTGCAAAATCTGGAGTAA